Proteins from a genomic interval of Chionomys nivalis chromosome 7, mChiNiv1.1, whole genome shotgun sequence:
- the Psmc3ip gene encoding homologous-pairing protein 2 homolog isoform X2 — translation MSKSRAEAAAGAPGIILRYLREQNRPYSAQDVFGNLQKEHGLGKAAVVKALDQLAQEGKIKEKTYGKQKIYFAHQDQFDAVSDADLHSLDAKIAALIAKVQSLQQSCRHMEAELKELTNALTTPEMQKEIQELKNECARYTERLRNIKAVTNHITPEEKEEVYKDRQKYCKEWRKRKRMTTELCDAILEGYPKSKKQFFEEVGIETDEDHNVTLPDP, via the exons ATGAGTAAAAGCCGGGCCGAGGCTGCGGCCGGAG CCCCCGGGATCATCCTGCGGTACCTGCGGGAACAAAACCGGCCCTACAGCGCGCAGGACGTGTTCGGAAACCTGCAGAAGGAACATGGACTGGGCAAGGCG gcggtggtgaagGCTCTGGATCAGTTGGCCCAGGAAGGCAAGATCAAAGAGAAGACGTACGGCAAGCAGAAAATTTATTTTGCCCATCAG GACCAGTTTGACGCAGTGAGTGATGCTGACCTCCACAGCCTGGATGCCAAAATTGCAGCCCTCATTGCCAAGGTGCAGAGCTTACAGCAAAGCTGCCGCCACATGGAGGCTG AGCTGAAGGAATTAACAAATGCGCTGACCACTCCTGAGATGCAGAAAGAGATCCAGGAGTTAAAGAATGAATGTGCTCGTTATACAGAGAGGCTAAGGAATATCAAAGCAGTCACCAACCATATCActccagaagagaaagaggag GTatacaaagacagacagaagtATTGTAAAGAGTGGAGGAAGCGGAAGAGAATG ACCACCGAGCTGTGTGATGCCATCCTTGAAGGATACCCCAAGAGCAAGAAACAGTTCTTT GAGGAAGTCGGGATAGAGACAGATGAAGATCATAATGTCACACTCCCAGACCCTTGA
- the Psmc3ip gene encoding homologous-pairing protein 2 homolog isoform X1 has product MSKSRAEAAAGAPGIILRYLREQNRPYSAQDVFGNLQKEHGLGKAAVVKALDQLAQEGKIKEKTYGKQKIYFAHQDQFDAVSDADLHSLDAKIAALIAKVQSLQQSCRHMEAELKELTNALTTPEMQKEIQELKNECARYTERLRNIKAVTNHITPEEKEEVYKDRQKYCKEWRKRKRMTTELCDAILEGYPKSKKQFFVSDACSYSPGIFAQRTPSFLSLPHRRKSG; this is encoded by the exons ATGAGTAAAAGCCGGGCCGAGGCTGCGGCCGGAG CCCCCGGGATCATCCTGCGGTACCTGCGGGAACAAAACCGGCCCTACAGCGCGCAGGACGTGTTCGGAAACCTGCAGAAGGAACATGGACTGGGCAAGGCG gcggtggtgaagGCTCTGGATCAGTTGGCCCAGGAAGGCAAGATCAAAGAGAAGACGTACGGCAAGCAGAAAATTTATTTTGCCCATCAG GACCAGTTTGACGCAGTGAGTGATGCTGACCTCCACAGCCTGGATGCCAAAATTGCAGCCCTCATTGCCAAGGTGCAGAGCTTACAGCAAAGCTGCCGCCACATGGAGGCTG AGCTGAAGGAATTAACAAATGCGCTGACCACTCCTGAGATGCAGAAAGAGATCCAGGAGTTAAAGAATGAATGTGCTCGTTATACAGAGAGGCTAAGGAATATCAAAGCAGTCACCAACCATATCActccagaagagaaagaggag GTatacaaagacagacagaagtATTGTAAAGAGTGGAGGAAGCGGAAGAGAATG ACCACCGAGCTGTGTGATGCCATCCTTGAAGGATACCCCAAGAGCAAGAAACAGTTCTTTGTAAGTGACGCTTGCTCTTACTCCCCTGGGATCTTTGCCCAGAGGActccttcattcctttccttaCCCCACAGGAGGAAGTCGGGATAG
- the Psmc3ip gene encoding homologous-pairing protein 2 homolog isoform X3 — MSKSRAEAAAGAPGIILRYLREQNRPYSAQDVFGNLQKEHGLGKAAVVKALDQLAQEGKIKEKTYGKQKIYFAHQDQFDAVSDADLHSLDAKIAALIAKVQSLQQSCRHMEAELKELTNALTTPEMQKEIQELKNECARYTERLRNIKAVTNHITPEEKEEVYKDRQKYCKEWRKRKRMTTELCDAILEGYPKSKKQFFDNQGVEWLMSHQ, encoded by the exons ATGAGTAAAAGCCGGGCCGAGGCTGCGGCCGGAG CCCCCGGGATCATCCTGCGGTACCTGCGGGAACAAAACCGGCCCTACAGCGCGCAGGACGTGTTCGGAAACCTGCAGAAGGAACATGGACTGGGCAAGGCG gcggtggtgaagGCTCTGGATCAGTTGGCCCAGGAAGGCAAGATCAAAGAGAAGACGTACGGCAAGCAGAAAATTTATTTTGCCCATCAG GACCAGTTTGACGCAGTGAGTGATGCTGACCTCCACAGCCTGGATGCCAAAATTGCAGCCCTCATTGCCAAGGTGCAGAGCTTACAGCAAAGCTGCCGCCACATGGAGGCTG AGCTGAAGGAATTAACAAATGCGCTGACCACTCCTGAGATGCAGAAAGAGATCCAGGAGTTAAAGAATGAATGTGCTCGTTATACAGAGAGGCTAAGGAATATCAAAGCAGTCACCAACCATATCActccagaagagaaagaggag GTatacaaagacagacagaagtATTGTAAAGAGTGGAGGAAGCGGAAGAGAATG ACCACCGAGCTGTGTGATGCCATCCTTGAAGGATACCCCAAGAGCAAGAAACAGTTCTTT
- the Retreg3 gene encoding reticulophagy regulator 3, which yields MEEAEGVAAAPGAASGVAFSGRRATSGSWERDQQVEAAQRALVEVLGPYEPLLSRVQAALVWERPARSALCCLGLNAAFWFFALTSLRFVFLLAFSLMIIVCIDQWKSRLWPEITVPRPDALDNESWGFVHPRLLSVPELCHHVAEVWVSGTIFIRNLLLFKKQNPGKFCLLSCGILTFLAMLGRYIPGLLLSYLMLVTVMMWPLAVYHRLWDRAYVRLKPALQRLDFSVRGYMMSKQRERQLRRRALHPERALDNHSDSEEELAAFCPQLDDSAVARELAITDSEHSDAEVSCTDNGTFNLSRGQTPLTEGSEDLDGHSDPEESFARDLPDFPSINVDPAGLDDEDDTSIGMPSVMYRPPPGAGDTQVLPASRDEAALPELLLGSLPGGSNLTSNLASLVSQGMIQLALSGASQTDPSGPPPRRATRGLLRAPSSDLDTDAEGDDFELLDQSELNQLDPASSRSH from the exons atggaggaggccGAAGGGGTGGCTGCTGCCCCGGGCGCAGCTTCGGGGGTGGCTTTCAGTGGCCGCCGAGCTACGTCCGGCTCCTGGGAGCGCGACCAGCAGGTTGAGGCGGCGCAGCGGGCCCTAGTGGAGGTGCTGGGGCCCTACGAGCCTCTGCTGAGCCGGGTGCAGGCAGCCCTGGTGTGGGAGCGGCCGGCCAGGAGCGCCCTGTGCTGCCTGGGGCTGAACGCGGCGTTCTG gtTTTTTGCACTGACATCCCTTCGTTTTGTGTTTTTACTTGCATTCAGCTTGATGATCATTGTCTGTATTGATCAATGGAAGAGCAGACTTTGGCCTGAGATAACAG TGCCAAGACCTGACGCATTAGACAACGAGAG TTGGGGCTTTGTGCACCCTCGTTTGCTCAGCGTCCCCGAGCTCTGCCACCATGTAGCTGAAGTCTGGGTTAGTGGGACCATTTTCATAAGGAatcttttgcttttcaaaaagcaaaacccagGCAAG TTCTGCTTGCTGAGCTGTGGGATACTGACCTTTTTGGCCATGTTGGGCCGCTACATCCCTGGGCTCCTGCTGTCCTACTTGATGC TTGTCACTGTCATGATGTGGCCTCTGGCTGTCTATCACCGGCTGTGGGATCGAGCCTATGTGCGACTGAAGCCAGCTCTGCAGCGGCTGGACTTCAGTGTCCGTGGCTACATGATGTccaagcagagagaaagacaat TACGCCGCAGAGCTCTACACCCAGAACGTGCCCTGGACAACCACAGTGACAGTGAAGAGGAGCTTGCTGCTTTCTGTCCTCAG ttggATGATTCTGCTGTGGCCAGGGAATTGGCTATCACAGATTCGGAGCACTCTGATGCTGAGGTCTCCTGTACAGACAATGGCACATTTAACCTGTCAAGGGGCCAGACACCTCTCACAGAAGGCTCGGAAG ACCTAGATGGTCACAGTGATCCTGAGGAATCATTTGCCAGAGACCTTCCAGACTTCCCTTCCATTAATGTGGATCCTGCTGGCCTGGATGATGAAGATGACACCAGCATTGGGATGCCCAGCGTGATGTACCGCCCCCCACCAGGGGCTGGGGATACCCAGGTCCTGCCTGCTAGTCGGGATGAGGCTGCACTGCCAGAGCTCCTGCTTGGGTCCCTTCCTGGAGGATCTAACCTTACCAGCAACCTTGCCAGCCTGGTCTCCCAGGGCATGATCCAGCTGGCCTTGTCAGGGGCCTCCCAGACAGACCCTTCTGGCCCACCTCCCCGAAGAGCAACAAGAGGCCTCCTCCGGGCTCCTAGTTCAGACCTTGACACTGATGCTGAGGGagatgattttgaacttctggaCCAATCAGAGTTGAATCAGCTAGACCCTGCCAGTTCCAGGAGCCACTGA